A region from the Prevotella melaninogenica genome encodes:
- a CDS encoding ATP-dependent DNA helicase — MTEKNDKQIVLTPSQQQAFNKLKNFVNGSSAITFILTGYAGTGKTTLMKTLIEWINEQNKEFQLLASTGRAAKILSNKTECEAKTVHSCIYTFDDFNQDIEKVVNRIDDSKGVDDTGQLLLQFTSVSAKNSDYDRKIYIIDEASMISDFPDKNPTQAIFGTGRLLHDLINYDYKGCFIFVGDACQLPPIAQEFSPALDKEYLEDVHRMNVERATLNEIVRQQDGNDIVVAAARMRALYQNPPHVKWGKFPFRGYKDIEIHPNKLSILNAYINNVKQNGFEDATLLCGSNAACNTLTSIIRPALGFHSLSLEVGELLLITQNNNTTRLMNGDLVKVISTERRIRRAGLTFLQVEVEEIVSKQTFSLLLIEDILYGNMTNLTQEAQKALFIDFYRRMKKQHIKPKTDAFKTAMFNDPYLNALRAVYGYALTCHKAQGGEWKDVYLDIPRHLSHSPKRSAYQWLYTAMTRASNRLHVADDFFIG; from the coding sequence ATGACTGAAAAGAATGACAAGCAGATAGTTCTGACACCTTCCCAGCAACAGGCTTTCAATAAGCTGAAAAACTTTGTCAATGGGAGTAGTGCCATCACGTTCATCCTTACTGGATATGCTGGAACAGGAAAGACTACGCTGATGAAGACACTCATTGAATGGATAAATGAGCAGAACAAAGAATTCCAACTACTTGCCTCAACAGGCAGAGCAGCAAAGATCCTCAGCAACAAGACAGAATGTGAAGCAAAAACAGTTCATAGTTGCATTTATACCTTTGATGATTTCAATCAGGATATCGAAAAGGTCGTCAACCGGATTGACGACTCAAAAGGTGTTGACGATACAGGACAGTTACTATTGCAATTTACATCAGTCTCAGCAAAGAATTCTGATTATGACCGCAAAATCTATATCATTGACGAGGCATCTATGATTTCTGACTTTCCCGATAAAAACCCTACACAGGCTATATTTGGAACAGGAAGATTACTACATGATCTCATCAACTACGATTACAAAGGTTGTTTTATCTTTGTAGGTGATGCTTGTCAGCTACCACCTATTGCACAAGAGTTCTCTCCTGCGCTTGACAAGGAATATCTGGAGGATGTTCACAGAATGAATGTTGAACGTGCTACGCTCAATGAGATTGTACGCCAGCAGGATGGTAATGACATTGTCGTCGCTGCTGCACGTATGCGCGCACTCTACCAGAATCCACCTCACGTGAAATGGGGAAAGTTCCCTTTCCGTGGTTACAAAGACATCGAGATACATCCTAACAAACTGTCGATACTCAATGCGTATATTAACAACGTAAAGCAGAACGGTTTTGAAGATGCTACCCTACTCTGCGGAAGCAATGCTGCTTGCAATACACTGACAAGTATTATACGCCCTGCACTCGGCTTCCACAGTTTATCACTTGAAGTAGGCGAACTACTACTTATCACACAGAACAACAATACGACAAGGCTCATGAATGGTGACCTCGTAAAGGTTATCTCCACAGAGCGGCGCATAAGACGTGCAGGACTCACCTTTCTGCAAGTTGAAGTGGAAGAAATAGTTAGCAAGCAAACTTTCTCTCTCCTTCTCATAGAAGACATTCTATATGGTAATATGACCAATCTTACACAAGAAGCTCAAAAAGCACTCTTCATCGACTTCTACCGACGAATGAAGAAGCAGCATATCAAACCCAAGACTGATGCCTTCAAGACAGCTATGTTTAACGACCCATACCTCAATGCTCTCCGTGCTGTCTATGGTTATGCCCTTACTTGCCACAAGGCACAGGGTGGAGAGTGGAAGGACGTGTATCTCGACATTCCTCGACACCTCAGCCACTCTCCGAAGCGTTCTGCCTATCAGTGGCTCTATACAGCTATGACGCGTGCCAGCAACCGGCTTCACGTAGCAGATGACTTTTTTATCGGTTAA
- the cas1 gene encoding CRISPR-associated endonuclease Cas1, whose product MELILNTFGVSLNRDNEGFVINTRDGKQRIPAVGIDSIQISRGAQITSDAVMLAIEKEIEVMFMDKTGKPIGRIWSPRYGSISTIRKGQLNFTYSHNAVEWIKEVLLKKIENQQALMLLFNNGNHPEVKTEKNIARLEDYRTKIRKLDGEIVNDIAPMLRGWEGQASRIYFSTINTFLPEQYRFSVRSQHPALDITNAFLNYGYGILYGRIEGALIKAGVDPYIGILHRDDYNRPVLVYDIIEMYRIWVDYVVYTLLAQNVITEEFYSVREDGSYWLEALGRRVLIQSLNDYMDEVITQKGVTRSRLTMLSLYVQSLAQKFKEEL is encoded by the coding sequence ATGGAACTAATACTCAACACATTTGGTGTTTCACTCAATCGTGACAATGAAGGCTTTGTTATCAACACCCGTGATGGTAAACAACGCATACCAGCCGTAGGTATAGACAGCATACAAATCAGCCGTGGTGCACAGATAACAAGTGATGCCGTTATGCTTGCCATAGAAAAAGAGATAGAAGTCATGTTCATGGACAAGACAGGAAAACCTATCGGACGTATATGGAGTCCAAGATATGGTAGCATCTCTACCATCCGGAAAGGACAGTTGAACTTTACTTATTCTCACAATGCAGTAGAATGGATAAAGGAAGTACTCCTCAAGAAGATAGAAAACCAACAGGCTTTAATGTTACTTTTTAACAATGGAAACCATCCCGAAGTAAAGACAGAAAAGAACATTGCACGGTTGGAAGATTATCGTACTAAAATTCGCAAACTTGATGGCGAGATTGTTAACGACATAGCACCTATGTTACGAGGATGGGAGGGGCAGGCTTCACGTATATATTTTAGCACGATAAATACCTTCCTTCCTGAACAGTATCGATTCAGTGTCCGTTCACAACATCCTGCCCTTGATATTACAAATGCCTTCCTCAACTATGGATATGGTATTCTCTACGGACGTATTGAAGGGGCACTTATAAAAGCAGGAGTTGACCCGTATATCGGTATACTACACCGTGATGATTACAATCGTCCTGTACTTGTCTATGATATCATTGAGATGTATCGTATATGGGTTGATTATGTGGTTTATACACTTCTTGCACAAAACGTGATTACGGAAGAATTCTATTCTGTCCGCGAAGACGGCTCTTACTGGCTTGAGGCATTAGGACGACGTGTACTCATACAATCACTCAATGACTATATGGACGAAGTAATAACCCAAAAAGGAGTAACGAGATCTCGCCTTACAATGCTCTCGCTTTATGTTCAATCACTTGCTCAAAAGTTTAAGGAAGAACTATAA
- a CDS encoding site-specific integrase has product MRSTFKVLFYLKKNAPKKNGSVPVMCRITIDGTIAQFSCKCDIHPDLWDIKSNRASGKSAVALETNRFLDKIRVGINAKYKEIAERDNYVTAEKVKNAFLGLEMRHETLLKVFAQHNEDFFKQVDAGLRSPSTYHKYCTVYKHLEEFIKTRYRVSDIALKELTPAFITDFDIFLRTEKQCSHNTVWIYMMPLRRMITIAQNHGWIVRDPFVDYSISAESTDRDYLTKDEIRRLLDLKFRRKSMELARDLYVFCCFTGLSFTDMKNLTKDNLQTSFDGKLWIMTKRQKTGVESNIMLLDIPKQIIEKYDGTAKEDYLLPVPQYITACKNIKKIIGLCGIGKEITWHTSRHTMATEICLTNGVPIETLSKMLGHTNIRTTQIYAKITHEKESRDMAALSDKLSKIEQFNGITI; this is encoded by the coding sequence ATGCGTAGTACGTTTAAGGTTCTGTTCTACCTCAAAAAGAACGCTCCCAAGAAGAACGGTTCCGTTCCCGTGATGTGTCGTATCACCATTGACGGCACCATTGCCCAGTTCAGTTGCAAATGCGATATCCATCCTGATTTGTGGGACATCAAGAGCAATAGAGCTTCGGGAAAAAGTGCCGTTGCGTTGGAAACCAACCGTTTCTTGGACAAGATACGTGTCGGCATCAATGCCAAATACAAGGAGATAGCCGAGCGGGATAACTATGTCACTGCCGAGAAAGTGAAGAATGCTTTCTTGGGCTTGGAAATGCGGCATGAAACCTTGCTGAAAGTCTTTGCCCAGCACAATGAGGACTTTTTCAAACAGGTAGATGCGGGCTTGCGAAGCCCATCCACCTACCACAAGTATTGCACGGTCTATAAACATTTGGAGGAGTTCATCAAGACCCGCTACCGTGTCAGCGACATTGCACTGAAAGAACTCACTCCGGCTTTCATTACTGATTTCGACATCTTCCTGCGTACCGAAAAGCAATGTTCCCACAATACAGTATGGATTTATATGATGCCTTTGCGTCGTATGATTACCATTGCCCAGAACCACGGATGGATAGTTCGTGACCCGTTCGTGGATTACAGCATATCCGCCGAGAGTACCGACAGGGACTATCTGACCAAGGATGAAATCCGCAGGCTGTTGGATTTGAAATTCAGGCGTAAATCAATGGAACTTGCTCGGGATTTGTATGTTTTCTGTTGCTTTACAGGCTTGTCCTTTACCGATATGAAGAACCTGACCAAGGACAACCTTCAGACTTCCTTTGACGGGAAACTCTGGATTATGACCAAGCGACAAAAGACGGGTGTGGAGTCCAATATCATGCTTTTGGATATTCCGAAGCAGATTATCGAGAAGTACGATGGCACGGCGAAGGAGGATTACCTCCTGCCCGTTCCGCAGTATATTACCGCCTGCAAGAACATCAAGAAAATCATCGGACTCTGCGGTATCGGAAAAGAGATTACGTGGCATACCAGCCGCCATACTATGGCGACGGAAATCTGTCTGACCAACGGCGTTCCCATCGAAACCCTTTCCAAGATGCTCGGACATACGAACATCCGCACCACGCAGATTTACGCCAAAATCACCCACGAAAAGGAAAGTCGGGACATGGCGGCACTTTCCGACAAACTGAGTAAGATAGAGCAGTTCAATGGTATCACTATATAA